The following proteins come from a genomic window of Pseudomonas sp. WJP1:
- a CDS encoding flavin monoamine oxidase family protein, whose protein sequence is MSVGWLRACALVMLGLFSVSALAKDKTAIVIGGGVSGLTAAYELQNKGWQVTLLEAKPSLGGRSGMATSEWIGNDKTQPVLNKYVSTFKLSTTPAPEFVRTPSYLIDGVYYTAADLATKDPTTAEALKRYEKTVDDLARSIEDPLNPAANNTLHALDQINVSNWLDRLSLPPTARQLVNQQIRTRYDEPSRISLLYFAQQSRVYRGVSDRDLRASRLVGGSPVLAQAFVKQLKTIKTSSPVSSITQDKDGVTVKVGSVGYQADYVVLAVPLRALNKIQMTPALDAQHLAAIKGTNYGWRDQIMLKFKTPVWEPKARMSGEIFSNTGLGMLWIEPALKGGANVVINLSGDNARVMQAFGDKQMVDQVLIRLHAFYPQARGSFTGYEIRRYSTDPSMGGAYLAFGPGQISKFWRLWERPTQRVAFAGEHTDALYPGTLEGALRSGQRAAGQVEDLAAGKSFDPAKAAPVAAAAAAGAVAAKKGNFFTNLFGGSDDEKKPEPVKAPEPVAPAPAPAPTPAPAAAPVEAAKPAAPVKAEPAKKAPAKAPAKKPAAKTEAKKAPAKKAEPAKKPAAGTVTKAQ, encoded by the coding sequence ATGTCTGTCGGTTGGCTGCGCGCCTGTGCGCTGGTGATGTTGGGGCTGTTCAGCGTGTCTGCGCTGGCCAAGGATAAAACCGCGATCGTGATCGGCGGCGGGGTCTCGGGCCTCACGGCTGCTTATGAGCTGCAGAACAAAGGCTGGCAGGTCACGCTGCTGGAAGCCAAGCCAAGCCTGGGTGGCCGCTCCGGCATGGCCACCAGCGAGTGGATCGGCAACGACAAGACCCAGCCAGTCCTGAACAAGTACGTCTCGACGTTCAAGCTGAGCACCACGCCAGCGCCGGAATTCGTGCGTACACCCAGCTACCTGATCGACGGCGTGTATTACACCGCTGCCGATCTTGCCACCAAGGACCCGACCACTGCCGAAGCGCTCAAGCGCTACGAAAAGACTGTGGATGACCTGGCGCGCTCGATCGAAGACCCGCTGAACCCGGCAGCCAACAACACGCTGCACGCCCTGGACCAGATCAACGTGTCCAATTGGCTTGATCGCCTGAGCCTGCCGCCGACTGCCCGTCAGTTGGTGAACCAGCAGATTCGTACCCGTTACGACGAACCTTCGCGTATCTCGCTGCTTTACTTCGCCCAGCAGAGCCGCGTTTACCGTGGTGTTTCCGACCGTGACCTGCGCGCTTCGCGTCTGGTCGGCGGCAGCCCGGTGCTGGCCCAGGCCTTCGTCAAGCAGCTGAAAACCATCAAGACCAGCTCCCCGGTCTCGTCCATTACCCAGGACAAGGATGGCGTCACCGTCAAGGTCGGCAGCGTTGGCTATCAGGCTGACTACGTGGTACTGGCCGTGCCTCTGCGTGCCCTGAACAAGATCCAGATGACCCCGGCACTGGATGCCCAGCACTTGGCCGCGATCAAGGGCACCAACTACGGCTGGCGCGACCAGATCATGCTGAAGTTCAAGACGCCAGTGTGGGAGCCCAAGGCGCGCATGTCCGGCGAGATTTTCAGTAATACCGGCCTCGGTATGTTGTGGATCGAGCCGGCCTTGAAGGGCGGCGCCAACGTGGTGATCAACCTGTCCGGCGATAACGCACGGGTCATGCAGGCGTTCGGCGACAAGCAGATGGTCGATCAGGTGTTGATTCGCCTGCACGCGTTTTATCCACAGGCACGTGGTTCGTTTACCGGTTATGAAATCCGTCGCTACAGCACCGACCCTTCGATGGGCGGCGCTTACCTGGCGTTCGGCCCGGGCCAGATCAGCAAGTTCTGGCGCCTGTGGGAGCGTCCGACTCAGCGCGTAGCCTTTGCCGGCGAACACACCGACGCTCTCTACCCGGGCACCCTGGAAGGCGCGTTGCGCTCCGGTCAGCGCGCGGCCGGTCAGGTTGAAGACCTGGCGGCGGGCAAGTCGTTTGACCCGGCGAAGGCCGCTCCAGTAGCCGCCGCAGCTGCAGCCGGCGCGGTGGCGGCGAAGAAGGGCAACTTCTTCACCAACCTGTTTGGCGGCTCGGATGACGAGAAGAAGCCAGAGCCGGTCAAGGCGCCAGAACCAGTCGCTCCAGCGCCTGCACCAGCCCCAACGCCGGCACCAGCAGCTGCACCGGTCGAGGCTGCGAAGCCTGCTGCACCGGTGAAGGCTGAGCCAGCCAAGAAAGCGCCAGCCAAAGCCCCGGCGAAGAAACCGGCAGCCAAGACCGAGGCAAAAAAAGCCCCGGCGAAAAAGGCTGAGCCGGCGAAGAAGCCAGCGGCGGGCACTGTTACCAAGGCCCAGTAA
- a CDS encoding adenosylmethionine--8-amino-7-oxononanoate transaminase, which translates to MGLNNQWMQRDLAVLWHPCTQMKDHEQLPLIPIKRGEGVWLEDFEGKRYLDAVSSWWVNVFGHANPRINQRIKDQVDQLEHVILAGFSHQPVIELSERLVKMTPEGLTRCFYADNGSSCIEVALKMSFHYWLNRGQPNKKRFVTLTNSYHGETMAAMSVGDVPLFTETYKALLLDTIKVPSPDCYLRPEGMSWEEHSRNMFAAMEQTLAENHDTVAAVIVEPLIQGAGGMRMYHPVYLKLLREACDRYGVHLIHDEIAVGFGRTGTMFACEQAGIRPDFLCLSKALTGGYLPLAACLTTDEVYSAFYDDYPTLRAFLHSHSYTGNPLACAAALATLDIFEEDKVIENNKALAQRMASSTAHLVDHPNVSEVRQTGMVLAIEMVKDKASKEAYPWQERRGLKVFQHALERGALLRPLGSVVYFLPPYVITPEQIDFLAEVASEGIDIATRESVSVAVPKDFHPGFRDPG; encoded by the coding sequence ATGGGCCTGAATAACCAGTGGATGCAACGCGATCTCGCGGTGTTGTGGCATCCCTGCACCCAGATGAAAGATCACGAACAACTGCCGCTGATCCCGATCAAGCGCGGTGAAGGCGTGTGGCTGGAAGATTTCGAAGGCAAGCGCTACCTCGACGCGGTGAGCTCCTGGTGGGTGAACGTGTTCGGCCATGCCAACCCGCGCATCAACCAGCGCATCAAGGATCAGGTCGATCAACTGGAACACGTGATCCTCGCCGGGTTCAGCCATCAGCCGGTGATCGAATTGTCCGAGCGCCTGGTGAAGATGACGCCCGAGGGCCTGACACGGTGCTTCTACGCCGATAACGGTTCGTCCTGCATCGAAGTCGCGCTGAAAATGAGCTTTCACTACTGGCTCAACCGCGGCCAACCGAACAAGAAGCGCTTCGTCACCCTGACCAACAGCTACCACGGCGAAACCATGGCGGCGATGTCGGTGGGTGACGTGCCGCTGTTCACCGAAACCTACAAGGCGCTGCTGCTCGACACCATCAAGGTGCCGAGCCCCGATTGCTACCTGCGCCCTGAGGGCATGAGCTGGGAAGAGCACTCGCGCAACATGTTCGCCGCCATGGAACAGACCCTGGCCGAGAACCATGACACCGTCGCCGCCGTGATCGTCGAGCCGCTGATCCAAGGCGCCGGCGGCATGCGCATGTACCACCCGGTGTACCTCAAGCTGCTGCGTGAAGCCTGCGACCGCTATGGCGTGCACCTGATCCACGACGAAATCGCCGTTGGCTTCGGCCGTACCGGCACGATGTTCGCCTGTGAGCAGGCCGGCATCCGGCCGGACTTCCTCTGTCTGTCCAAGGCCCTGACCGGCGGCTACCTGCCGCTGGCGGCGTGCCTGACCACCGATGAGGTCTACAGCGCCTTCTACGACGATTACCCGACCCTGCGCGCCTTCCTGCATTCCCACAGCTATACGGGCAACCCGCTGGCGTGCGCGGCGGCCCTGGCAACGCTGGATATCTTCGAAGAAGACAAGGTCATCGAAAACAACAAGGCCCTGGCGCAGCGCATGGCCTCCTCCACTGCGCATCTGGTCGACCATCCGAACGTCAGCGAAGTGCGTCAGACCGGCATGGTGCTGGCCATCGAAATGGTCAAGGACAAGGCCAGCAAAGAAGCCTATCCATGGCAGGAACGCCGTGGCCTGAAGGTGTTCCAGCATGCACTGGAGCGTGGTGCCCTGCTTCGGCCGCTGGGCAGCGTGGTGTATTTCCTGCCGCCGTATGTGATTACCCCGGAGCAGATCGACTTCCTCGCCGAAGTCGCCAGTGAAGGCATCGACATTGCCACCCGCGAAAGCGTCAGCGTGGCGGTGCCGAAGGACTTCCATCCCGGTTTCCGCGATCCGGGCTAA
- a CDS encoding 16S rRNA (uracil(1498)-N(3))-methyltransferase, which translates to MRLSRFFIDAPLSTGEHELPEAQAHYIGRVLRMAEGDALQLFDGSGHEFRGTLVEVGKKRVVVQINEQFAGQVESPLQIHLGQGLSRGERMDWAIQKATELGVTQITPIFSERCEVRLKDERADKRLLHWRQVAISACEQCGRSRVPVIHPPVLLADWLKQTEAELKLVLHPVAEPLVSHAKPATLAFLIGPEGGLSDAEVDQAKGAGFHAARLGPRVLRTETAPVVALAVAQQLWGDF; encoded by the coding sequence ATGAGACTGTCCCGCTTCTTTATCGACGCCCCCCTGAGCACCGGCGAGCACGAATTGCCCGAAGCCCAGGCCCATTACATCGGTCGCGTGCTGCGCATGGCCGAGGGCGATGCGTTGCAACTGTTCGACGGTTCCGGCCATGAATTTCGCGGCACGCTGGTGGAAGTCGGCAAAAAACGCGTGGTGGTACAGATCAATGAACAGTTTGCCGGCCAGGTGGAATCGCCGTTGCAAATCCACCTCGGCCAAGGCTTGTCCCGTGGCGAGCGCATGGACTGGGCGATCCAGAAAGCGACTGAACTGGGCGTCACGCAAATCACGCCGATCTTCAGTGAACGCTGCGAAGTGCGGCTAAAGGACGAGCGCGCCGACAAACGCCTGCTGCACTGGCGCCAGGTGGCGATCAGCGCGTGCGAACAATGCGGACGCTCACGGGTTCCGGTGATTCATCCACCGGTGCTGTTGGCCGATTGGTTGAAGCAGACTGAGGCTGAACTGAAGCTGGTGCTGCATCCGGTGGCTGAGCCCTTGGTCAGCCATGCCAAGCCTGCGACGCTGGCGTTCCTGATTGGCCCGGAGGGTGGGCTGTCGGATGCTGAAGTAGATCAGGCGAAGGGGGCTGGCTTCCACGCTGCCCGACTGGGTCCGCGAGTTTTGCGCACCGAGACTGCGCCGGTTGTGGCACTGGCGGTTGCCCAACAGCTTTGGGGCGACTTCTAG
- the trhA gene encoding PAQR family membrane homeostasis protein TrhA, producing MYHGERLNAWTHLVGAVAAFVGGVWLIVLASLDGSPWKIVSMAIYAFTLLVLYSASTVYHSVRGRKKAIMQKVDHFSIYLLIAGSYTPFCLVTLRGPWGWTLFGIVWGLALIGILQEIKPRSEARILSIVIYAVMGWIVLVAVKPLLAALGSAGFAWLASGGVLYTVGIIFFALDHRLRHAHGVWHLFVIAGSLLHFVAIFFYVL from the coding sequence ATGTATCACGGAGAAAGATTGAACGCCTGGACGCATCTGGTCGGAGCAGTGGCAGCCTTTGTCGGCGGTGTGTGGCTGATCGTGCTCGCCAGCCTTGACGGCAGTCCGTGGAAGATTGTCAGCATGGCGATCTATGCCTTTACCTTGCTGGTGCTGTACAGCGCATCGACCGTGTACCACAGCGTGCGCGGACGCAAGAAAGCGATCATGCAGAAGGTCGATCACTTTTCGATCTACCTGTTGATCGCCGGCAGCTACACGCCGTTCTGCCTGGTGACCTTGCGCGGGCCTTGGGGTTGGACCTTGTTCGGGATTGTCTGGGGGCTGGCGCTGATTGGCATACTGCAGGAGATCAAGCCGAGGTCGGAAGCGCGGATCCTGTCGATCGTGATCTACGCGGTGATGGGCTGGATCGTGTTGGTGGCGGTCAAGCCGCTGCTGGCGGCGCTTGGCAGTGCGGGGTTTGCGTGGCTGGCGTCGGGTGGGGTTTTGTATACCGTGGGGATTATCTTCTTTGCCCTGGATCATCGTTTGCGCCATGCCCACGGGGTCTGGCATTTGTTCGTGATCGCGGGGAGTTTGCTGCATTTTGTCGCGATTTTCTTTTATGTCCTTTAA
- a CDS encoding LysR family transcriptional regulator gives MLIDEELTLKKLEVFLAFMRTGNLARAAAELQTSNVSVHRAIHSLESALRCPLFKHEGRNLTPLESAYVLEERAQKLIQDVVETVRLTREAAGFSAERFKLGSLYSLTVKTVPQLIMGLKIRRTELNIDLILGSNFDLLYKLKNMEVDAILVSLDDSINDPDLAHIELFSDDIFLATPADSKFAQRSEVDLAEVREETFITLTQGFATHQDSNRVFSQAGFEPKVAMQVNDIFTLLSMVSSGVGYALLPGRIAAVYENRVKLIPLQEKYRMQQHIGVVFLKAKERDPNLLALLAECRMYANRQA, from the coding sequence ATGTTGATCGATGAAGAGTTGACCCTGAAAAAACTCGAGGTGTTCCTGGCCTTCATGCGCACCGGCAACCTGGCCCGCGCTGCGGCCGAATTGCAGACCAGTAACGTTAGCGTACATCGGGCGATCCACTCCCTGGAAAGCGCCCTGCGCTGCCCGCTGTTCAAGCACGAGGGGCGCAACCTCACGCCACTGGAAAGCGCCTACGTGCTGGAAGAACGGGCGCAGAAACTGATTCAGGATGTCGTGGAAACCGTGCGCCTGACCCGCGAAGCCGCCGGGTTTTCCGCCGAGCGTTTCAAATTGGGCTCGTTGTATTCGCTGACGGTGAAGACGGTGCCGCAGTTGATCATGGGCCTGAAGATCCGCCGCACCGAGCTCAATATCGACCTGATCCTCGGCTCGAATTTCGACCTGTTGTACAAGCTCAAGAACATGGAGGTCGATGCGATCCTGGTGTCCCTGGACGACAGCATCAACGACCCGGACCTTGCGCATATCGAGCTGTTTTCCGACGACATCTTCCTGGCAACACCGGCCGATTCGAAGTTTGCGCAAAGAAGCGAAGTCGACCTCGCCGAAGTCCGCGAAGAGACCTTCATCACCCTGACCCAGGGTTTTGCCACGCATCAGGACAGCAATCGGGTGTTCAGTCAGGCGGGGTTCGAACCCAAGGTGGCGATGCAGGTCAACGACATCTTCACCCTGCTGAGCATGGTCAGCTCAGGCGTCGGTTATGCGTTGCTGCCGGGCAGGATTGCGGCGGTGTACGAGAATCGGGTGAAGCTGATTCCGCTGCAGGAGAAGTATCGGATGCAGCAGCACATCGGCGTGGTGTTCCTGAAGGCCAAGGAGCGCGATCCGAATTTGCTGGCGTTGCTGGCGGAGTGCCGGATGTACGCCAATCGCCAGGCTTGA
- the madM gene encoding malonate transporter subunit MadM: protein MWDLIEKGLEHNGLVTAFAFVGVIMWVSVILSKRLTFGRIHGSAIAIVIGLVLAWVGGTMTGGQKGLADLTLFSGIGLMGGAMLRDFAIVATAFEVQATEARKAGLIGVIALLLGTVLPFIVGACMAWVFGYRDAVSMTTIGAGAVTYIVGPVTGAAIGATSDVMALSIATGLIKAILVMVGTPMAARWMGLDNPRSAMVFGGLAGTVSGVTAGLAATDRRLVPYGALTATFHTGLGCLLGPSLLYFIVRGIVG from the coding sequence ATGTGGGATCTCATCGAGAAAGGCCTGGAACACAACGGCCTGGTCACTGCATTCGCCTTCGTCGGCGTGATCATGTGGGTGTCGGTCATCCTCTCCAAGCGCCTGACCTTCGGGCGCATCCATGGCTCGGCGATTGCCATCGTCATCGGCCTGGTGCTGGCCTGGGTCGGCGGCACCATGACCGGCGGGCAAAAAGGCCTGGCGGACCTGACTTTGTTCTCCGGCATCGGCCTGATGGGCGGCGCCATGCTGCGGGACTTCGCCATCGTCGCCACGGCGTTCGAAGTGCAGGCCACCGAAGCGCGCAAGGCCGGCTTGATCGGCGTGATCGCGCTGCTGCTGGGCACGGTGCTGCCGTTCATTGTCGGCGCCTGCATGGCCTGGGTATTCGGTTATCGCGATGCGGTGAGCATGACCACGATTGGCGCGGGTGCGGTGACCTACATCGTCGGGCCGGTGACCGGTGCGGCGATTGGCGCGACCTCGGACGTGATGGCGCTGTCGATTGCCACCGGGTTGATCAAGGCGATCCTGGTGATGGTCGGCACCCCGATGGCAGCACGCTGGATGGGCCTGGATAACCCGCGTTCGGCGATGGTGTTCGGTGGTTTGGCTGGCACGGTGAGCGGTGTGACGGCGGGGCTGGCGGCGACGGATCGGCGGTTGGTGCCTTATGGGGCTTTGACGGCGACTTTCCATACCGGGCTTGGCTGCCTGCTCGGGCCTTCGTTGCTGTACTTCATTGTTCGCGGGATTGTCGGCTGA
- the madL gene encoding malonate transporter subunit MadL, whose translation MIIYGVALLAICTLAGVIMGDMLGVLLGVKSNVGGVGIAMILLICARLWMQKRGGMTKDCEMGVGFWGAMYIPVVVAMAAQQNVVTALHGGPVAVLAAIGSVVVCGCTIALISRTHKGEPLPDEPAEISPVGTPVGGR comes from the coding sequence ATGATTATTTACGGTGTGGCGCTGCTCGCGATCTGTACGCTGGCAGGGGTGATCATGGGAGACATGCTCGGTGTCTTGCTGGGCGTCAAATCCAACGTCGGCGGGGTCGGGATCGCCATGATCCTGTTGATCTGCGCGCGGCTGTGGATGCAGAAACGCGGTGGCATGACCAAGGATTGCGAAATGGGCGTGGGCTTCTGGGGTGCCATGTACATTCCAGTGGTCGTGGCGATGGCCGCGCAACAGAACGTGGTCACGGCATTGCACGGCGGTCCGGTGGCGGTGCTGGCGGCGATCGGTTCGGTGGTGGTCTGCGGCTGCACCATTGCCTTGATCAGCCGGACCCACAAAGGCGAACCCTTGCCCGATGAACCGGCGGAAATCTCCCCCGTCGGCACACCTGTAGGAGGTCGCTGA
- the mdcH gene encoding malonate decarboxylase subunit epsilon produces the protein MSSLLVFPGQGAQRPGMLQGLPRETLIEASDLLGEDVRLLDSAQALQSTRAVQLCLLIAGVAAARQLSLSADYVAGLSIGAYPAAVVAGALGFGDALHLVSLRGELMQQAYPQGYGMTAIIGLELVVVEGLLAQVHSVDTPVYLANINADNQVVIAGSDAGMKALAELARARGAGMAKRLAVSVPSHCPLLDVPAQTLAEAFAKVTLQTPKIGYLSGSRARPVIKVDALRDDLAFNMCRVVDWRGTVQSAYERGVRLQIELPPGAVLTGLARRVFEQGTVIAFDGARLDTLQALLREEGSRHP, from the coding sequence GTGAGCAGCTTGCTGGTGTTCCCGGGACAGGGCGCGCAGCGGCCCGGCATGCTCCAGGGCTTGCCTCGGGAAACGCTGATCGAAGCCAGCGACCTGTTGGGTGAAGACGTTCGGTTGCTCGATTCTGCCCAGGCCTTGCAATCGACAAGGGCGGTGCAGCTCTGTCTGTTGATCGCGGGTGTGGCGGCTGCACGGCAGTTGTCATTGTCGGCGGACTACGTCGCGGGGCTTTCCATCGGTGCCTACCCGGCAGCGGTGGTAGCGGGTGCCTTGGGTTTCGGCGATGCGCTGCATCTGGTCAGCCTGCGCGGTGAGTTGATGCAGCAGGCGTATCCACAGGGTTACGGAATGACCGCGATCATCGGCCTGGAACTGGTTGTGGTGGAAGGCTTGCTGGCCCAGGTTCACAGCGTCGATACGCCGGTTTACCTGGCCAATATCAACGCCGATAACCAGGTGGTGATTGCCGGCAGTGACGCCGGGATGAAAGCGCTGGCCGAGCTGGCAAGGGCGCGTGGGGCAGGGATGGCCAAGCGTCTGGCCGTGAGTGTGCCGTCGCACTGCCCACTGCTGGACGTACCGGCGCAAACCCTGGCCGAAGCGTTCGCCAAGGTGACACTGCAAACGCCAAAGATTGGCTACCTGAGCGGCAGCCGCGCGCGCCCGGTGATCAAGGTTGACGCCTTGCGCGACGACCTGGCCTTCAACATGTGCCGCGTGGTGGATTGGCGCGGCACGGTACAAAGCGCCTACGAGCGTGGCGTACGTCTGCAGATCGAACTGCCGCCCGGTGCGGTGCTGACCGGGCTGGCGCGCCGGGTGTTCGAACAGGGCACCGTGATTGCTTTCGACGGTGCCCGGCTCGATACCCTGCAGGCGCTGTTGCGTGAGGAGGGAAGTCGCCACCCCTAG
- a CDS encoding malonate decarboxylase holo-ACP synthase — translation MVSRFLAHDLLWGMTPRQLPVDAPAWAVESIGAGQPVVVRRAESAAGQVAVGVRGRLREQRYGTSMAIAAVTRRVSPEALCHVDSQRDWPALEALAQLRPALDACAWVWGVSGSAGFELASGFAALHEASDLDLILRTLQPLTRDQARELVTLLDTAPCVVDMQLQTSFGAVALREWAGSSPRVLLKKATGACLVIDPWNPQEQAA, via the coding sequence GTGGTGAGCCGTTTTCTGGCCCACGACCTGCTCTGGGGCATGACCCCTCGGCAGCTGCCCGTGGATGCGCCTGCCTGGGCGGTCGAGTCGATTGGCGCGGGGCAGCCGGTGGTGGTGCGGCGTGCGGAATCGGCGGCAGGGCAGGTGGCGGTTGGCGTGCGTGGGCGTTTGCGTGAGCAGCGTTATGGGACGTCGATGGCGATTGCGGCAGTAACCCGTCGTGTCAGCCCGGAAGCGCTTTGCCACGTCGATAGCCAGCGTGACTGGCCGGCGCTCGAGGCACTGGCTCAATTGCGCCCCGCACTCGACGCCTGCGCTTGGGTCTGGGGTGTCAGCGGCAGTGCCGGTTTCGAGTTGGCCAGCGGCTTTGCAGCCCTGCATGAGGCCAGTGATCTGGATCTGATCCTGCGCACGCTGCAACCTCTGACGCGTGATCAGGCCCGGGAGCTGGTGACGTTGCTCGATACGGCGCCGTGTGTGGTGGACATGCAATTACAGACCTCGTTTGGCGCCGTCGCCCTGCGTGAATGGGCGGGGTCTTCCCCTCGGGTTCTGCTCAAGAAGGCAACGGGAGCCTGCCTGGTCATCGACCCATGGAACCCGCAGGAGCAGGCAGCGTGA
- the mdcE gene encoding biotin-independent malonate decarboxylase subunit gamma, producing MSSYSLRGLNWFNALSRDARPVDGLPASLKVADGCVGEQPARFIAVVADPDNRFVRARNGEVGLLEGWGLAKAVDDVIAADQDKAQKRALIAIVDVPSQAYGRREEALGIHQALAGAADSYARARLAGHAVIGLLVGKAMSGAFLAHGYQANRLIALRDPGVMVHAMGKASAARVTLRSVEELETLAASVPPMAYDIDSYASLGLLWETLSVQQIEQPTTEDLERVTECLTQAIADVAHKGTDLSVRLGAANRAASSKVRQLLREQW from the coding sequence ATGAGTTCGTATTCCCTGAGGGGCTTGAATTGGTTCAACGCCTTGAGCCGCGATGCCAGGCCGGTCGACGGTTTGCCAGCCTCGCTGAAAGTGGCTGATGGATGCGTGGGTGAACAACCCGCGCGGTTTATCGCCGTGGTGGCCGACCCCGACAACCGTTTCGTCCGCGCCCGCAACGGTGAAGTCGGGTTGCTCGAAGGCTGGGGACTGGCCAAGGCGGTGGATGACGTCATCGCGGCTGATCAGGACAAGGCGCAAAAACGCGCCTTGATCGCCATCGTCGATGTACCGAGCCAGGCCTACGGCCGCCGCGAAGAAGCGCTCGGCATCCATCAGGCGCTGGCCGGTGCCGCCGACAGTTATGCCCGCGCCCGTCTGGCAGGTCATGCCGTGATCGGTTTGCTGGTGGGCAAGGCCATGTCCGGGGCTTTTCTCGCTCATGGCTATCAGGCCAATCGGCTGATCGCCCTGCGTGATCCGGGCGTGATGGTGCACGCCATGGGCAAGGCCTCGGCGGCGCGGGTGACCTTGCGCAGTGTCGAAGAGCTGGAAACCCTGGCCGCCAGCGTGCCGCCGATGGCCTATGACATCGACAGCTATGCCAGTCTCGGCCTGCTCTGGGAAACCTTGTCGGTGCAGCAAATCGAACAGCCAACCACGGAGGATTTGGAGCGGGTGACCGAATGCCTGACTCAGGCGATTGCCGATGTCGCGCACAAGGGTACTGATCTGAGCGTTCGCCTTGGGGCCGCCAATCGGGCGGCCTCGAGCAAGGTCCGCCAGTTGCTGAGGGAGCAGTGGTGA
- a CDS encoding biotin-independent malonate decarboxylase subunit beta, with product MTDSVALLNKHSFVELGARQRAKALLDAGTFRELLDPFQRIMSPWLARQGVVPQADDGVVIAKGSLAGLPVVIAAIEGAFQGGSLGEVGGAKIAGALELAAEDNRKGIPTRAVLLLETGGVRLQEANLGLAAIADIHAAIVDLRQYQPVVGVIAGSVGCFGGMSIAAGLCSYLLVTQEARLGLNGPQVIEQEAGLEEYDSRDRPFIWSLTGGEQRFATGLVDRYAEDDVAQIRQQVGELLKQGLPAQHRSAQAELFLQRLACLDAEPQIEPATVRDLYQGERA from the coding sequence ATGACTGACAGCGTAGCGCTTCTTAACAAACACAGCTTCGTTGAGCTCGGTGCCCGGCAGCGGGCGAAAGCCTTGCTTGATGCCGGTACCTTCCGCGAATTGCTCGATCCGTTTCAACGCATCATGTCGCCGTGGCTGGCGCGCCAGGGCGTGGTGCCTCAGGCGGACGACGGTGTGGTGATCGCCAAGGGCAGCCTCGCCGGTTTACCGGTGGTGATCGCCGCTATCGAAGGTGCATTCCAGGGCGGCAGTCTCGGTGAGGTCGGCGGGGCGAAAATCGCCGGCGCACTGGAGCTGGCTGCCGAGGACAACCGCAAGGGCATCCCGACCCGCGCCGTGCTGCTGTTGGAAACCGGTGGTGTGCGTTTGCAGGAAGCCAACCTCGGCTTGGCGGCGATTGCCGATATCCATGCGGCGATTGTCGATTTGCGTCAGTACCAACCGGTGGTGGGCGTCATCGCAGGCAGCGTCGGTTGCTTTGGCGGCATGTCGATTGCCGCGGGCTTGTGCAGCTACTTGTTGGTGACCCAGGAAGCTCGCCTGGGCCTGAACGGTCCGCAGGTGATCGAACAGGAGGCGGGGCTCGAGGAATACGACTCGCGGGATCGCCCCTTCATCTGGAGCCTGACCGGCGGCGAGCAACGCTTTGCCACGGGGCTGGTGGATCGCTACGCCGAGGATGACGTGGCGCAGATTCGCCAGCAGGTCGGCGAATTGCTCAAGCAAGGTTTGCCCGCGCAGCATCGCAGTGCCCAGGCCGAACTGTTTCTGCAACGGCTGGCGTGTCTGGATGCCGAACCGCAAATCGAACCGGCTACGGTTCGCGACCTGTATCAAGGAGAGCGCGCATGA
- a CDS encoding malonate decarboxylase subunit delta: protein METLSFEFPAGQPPRGRTLVGCVGSGDLEVLIEPGQPGKLSITVQTSVNGSEQRWQHLFARMFDGQVPPAMDIDIHDFGATPGVVRLRLEQGFEEIGHD, encoded by the coding sequence ATGGAAACCTTATCCTTTGAATTCCCCGCCGGGCAGCCGCCACGCGGCCGCACGCTGGTGGGTTGTGTCGGTTCGGGCGATCTGGAAGTGCTGATCGAGCCAGGTCAGCCCGGCAAGCTGAGCATCACCGTGCAGACTTCGGTCAATGGCAGCGAACAACGCTGGCAGCACCTGTTCGCTCGGATGTTCGACGGTCAGGTCCCGCCGGCCATGGACATCGATATCCACGATTTCGGCGCCACTCCTGGCGTGGTACGCCTGCGCCTGGAACAGGGCTTCGAGGAGATCGGCCATGACTGA